From a region of the Procambarus clarkii isolate CNS0578487 chromosome 18, FALCON_Pclarkii_2.0, whole genome shotgun sequence genome:
- the Tmem43 gene encoding transmembrane protein 43 homolog: MHRARYPDAPGSRGSGGHTTHFVRRPVREQMLESIPAVVVGITLLLVGSGLLFWNEGRAVQTSRSLDEGYNAVIRVASANIIHEENNHKLVQVWGTLATSPVLTDDTYGVEISAVRMKRRVQMYQWIEEESSMGSEETPGMPTDTSFSYSFAWRDKVVDSSSFNIPWGHNNPTSIPVPTIIQVSETSKVGAYHLSPAIKERFTEFISFSGDEQPEGDDIKLHGGMYYITRDIYNPDIGDLRIQFYFAGRAGEVVSIVGQQVGETLHPYLTSNGRELLIVHMGKRTVEEMFSSEHAQNRFLTWSLRVGGWFLMFIGLTCVTNIVNSLVVCSPLMRDVVALGLGSANLTLSMSTSLIIVGGAWAVYRPGLALLILIVAALPFLRAAARHSSSEGFSRRANGFRGSP, encoded by the exons ATGCACAGGGCGCGT TACCCTGATGCTCCTGGAAGTCGCGGGTCAGGAGGCCACACAACACACTTTGTCAGGAGGCCGGTGCGTGAACAGATGTTGGAATCtataccagctgttgttgtgggcatcacactgctcttggttggcagtggccttcttttctggaatgag GGACGGGCTGTGCAGACATCCCGTAGCTTAGACGAGGGCTATAATGCGGTTATAAGAGTTGCAAGTGCTAACATCATACACGAGGAGAATAATCATAAG ctggtgcaggtgtggggtacTTTGGCAACCTCCCCAGTACTGACGGACGACACCTACGGAGTGGAGATCAGTGCTGTCCGAATGAAGCGACGTGTCCAGATGTACCAGTGGATTGAGGAAGAATCTTCAAT GGGCTCTGAAGAGACGCCGGGCATGCCTACAGATACTTCGTTCTCGTATTCCTTTGCCTGGAGAGACAAGGTGGTAGACAGCTCCTCCTTCAACATCCCGTGGGGGCATAACAACCCCAC gTCTATCCCAGTTCCTACAATAATACAAGTTTCGGAGACTTCTAAGGTGGGTGCCTACCATCTTAGTCCAGCAATCAAGGAGAGGTTCACAGAATTCATATCTTTCTCTGGTGATGAGCAGCCAGAAGGGGACGACATCAAGCTGCATGGGGGAATGTACTACATCACCCGAGACATTTATAATCCCGACATTGGAGACTTGAGAATTCAGTTCTACTTTGCTGGACGGGCTGGTGAGGTG GTGAGCATAGTTGGGCAGCAGGTTGGGGAGACACTCCATCCTTATCTCACGAGTAATGGACGGGAGTTGTTGATTGTTCACATGGGCAAGCGGACCGTTGAGGAGATGTTTTCTTCAGAGCATGCCCAGAACCGCTTCCTGACTTGGAGCCTGCGTGTAGGAGGCTGGTTTCTCATGTTCATTGGACTGACATGCGTAACGAACATTGTCAATTCCTTAG TGGTGTGCTCTCCACTCATGAGAGACGTGGTTGCCCTTGGCCTAGGCTCGGCAAACCTTACCCTGAGCATGTCTACATCGCTGATAATTGTAGGTGGGGCATGGGCTGTCTACCGACCAGGCCTCGCTCTCCTCATTCTCATTGTGGCGGCACTTCCATTCCTCCGGGCAGCTGCACGACACTCTTCATCAGAAGGGTTTTCACGCAGAGCAAACGGGTTTAGAGGCAGCCCGTGA